Part of the Verrucomicrobiota bacterium genome is shown below.
GCCACGTTGCGGCTTCTGTAATCCCGGCATCAAGCACCTGCAGCATGTGGAAGTCGAGGTCCTCACGCACTGTACCAAACGCCAGCGCGTCGATCAAACCCTCCTCCGGGTGGCCCCGGCGCAGATAGCCGGTCACCAAGCGCGGCAGTTCCGCCCAGCCCCGCCTCTGGTCCAGCGCGGAGAGCATCGCTTCCCGAAATTCGTCTGGTGTATCTGGAAGCTGATCTAACGGTCTTTCGCCCGGCAACGGGGCCCGCGGGATGTTGAGGAAGCGGTCCGTATAGATTGACATGGCGGCATGAAACAATCCGCGCACCAACTCAGTTTCTCCCTCGCTCCGGCCCAGCACCTGGTGAAGGGCATGGCAGAATGAAAAGGTGTGCATGGGAGCAAACCAATCCGCGATATCATTCGATTCAGGAAAACACGCCAGCCGCCAGGCCGCCGCCAGCGCAAGGTGACGGGCGATTGCCTCCGGCGACGTACCCTGCCGAACGGCTTCCGTAATCGCCCCAAGAATCGCCCGGGGATCTTCGCCGAGGAAGATCCGATAAAATTCGCGGCGGCAGGCACCCCCTGACTTCACGGGCTTCGGACCTGCACGAAGCGCATCCTCAGCTGCTCGAATCAGCTCGATCAGATCCGTCGGCGCGCGCCAACTGCCGCTTTCTTCCTCGGACTGTGACTGGGTCAGGTTCTCCACAATGAGCGGCAACACCACGGCGGCGTGTTGCCAGCCGATAACCTCCAGAAGTTCGAAGGCTTTGTTGGACAGGTCGAGCGCGTGGCCGCTATCGGCGTAGATTCGCGCCTGAAGAGGGCCAAAAACCAGGCGATGAACGGCGTCGCGGCCCAGACCGGATTCGAGCGCCGTCAGCAAGGTCCTCTCCGCCCCGTCATCATGACGCACCTTCGCCCAATGAAACATCCAGCGACTGAGCCGGTCCTCATCAAAGCATTCTCCGCCGAACCCTCCTGGAGAATACCGCGGGGCTTGGCCGGCGCAATTCTGTCCTACCGTTCGCGCCGCGAGCGCCAGAACATAAACCCGGGTGGTTTCGCTCAATCGGGAACTCAGCCGGGCGGCGATGGTCAGGAGAGTCATCCCGTCTCGCCAGGTCCGGCGATGCCGCGCGCCGAACTCGGCGACCTGGCCCACGATGGTTTCCACCGGTTCGCGCTGGGCCAGCAAGGCAACGATCCCTTTTGCCTGTATGAGCCCGATTCCCTGCTCCAGGCCCCGCCGGAGACGGGCGGCGTAAAATGCCGCGTCGGCCTTTTGCCGGAGCTGGCGCG
Proteins encoded:
- a CDS encoding Rieske 2Fe-2S domain-containing protein, which translates into the protein MMTVAGADRPVLLCWHEGVVFALDDRCPHMGFPLAKGSVRDGILTCHWHHARFDLRSGCTFDLWADDTPSFEVRVEGENVWVARQLRQKADAAFYAARLRRGLEQGIGLIQAKGIVALLAQREPVETIVGQVAEFGARHRRTWRDGMTLLTIAARLSSRLSETTRVYVLALAARTVGQNCAGQAPRYSPGGFGGECFDEDRLSRWMFHWAKVRHDDGAERTLLTALESGLGRDAVHRLVFGPLQARIYADSGHALDLSNKAFELLEVIGWQHAAVVLPLIVENLTQSQSEEESGSWRAPTDLIELIRAAEDALRAGPKPVKSGGACRREFYRIFLGEDPRAILGAITEAVRQGTSPEAIARHLALAAAWRLACFPESNDIADWFAPMHTFSFCHALHQVLGRSEGETELVRGLFHAAMSIYTDRFLNIPRAPLPGERPLDQLPDTPDEFREAMLSALDQRRGWAELPRLVTGYLRRGHPEEGLIDALAFGTVREDLDFHMLQVLDAGITEAATWPQGCAERELLYAAVARHLAAHCPTTRSSGQAVAVALRLHRGDELHAG